The Stieleria maiorica genome includes the window CCTGGTAGAGCGCTACGTTCGGGACGTAGAGGTCGCTAGTTCGAATCTAGTCGCCCCGACTTGTTTTTTACGGCATTTTTGACTCCTAGCCGTCTTTTACGTTGAGCCCCCCGGGGCAAATCCGGGGCAACATTGGACTTGCACTGTAGTTGCATCGCTGGTTTTTCCGGCACCGCGAATCGATATTCGATCGCAGCAACCACAGGAGCTTCTCATGTCTTGGCTCGAACAAGATAAGTCCAAAAACTTCCACGTTCGCTTTCGATTTGGCGGCACCAAATTCCGGCGGTCCCTGAGGACCAAGAGTCGGCCAAAGGCCGAGGATCGGCTGAATCGGCTCGATGAAAATATTCGACTCGTTGAAAGCGGTCGTTTGCAGATGCCGAGCGGAGCCGATGTGGCCACCTTTCTGCTCTCCGACGGCAAGCTGAATGGGTCCGTCCGTTCCCATTCCGGAATGGATCTTGGCACGATGTTCGACCGATTTATGGAGGCCCTTCCAGATGGAGCACTGGAGCAAACGACACTGAGTTGCATCAATACTCATCGCCGCCACTTTGAGCGTATCTTGGGAGCATCGTGCAAAATCGAGCAATTAAGCGTTGCAAGGCTGCAGCACTACGTCAGCAAGCGATCGAAGGAACCGGGGCAGCGAGGAAAGTCAGTCGGTAGGAGCACGATTCGCAAGGAGATTGGAACGCTTGGCATGATTTGGCAATGGGCCAAAGACAACAAGCACATCAAAGGGTCGTTCCCGAGAAAAGGTCTTCGTTTTCCCAAGGAGCAGGAAAAGCCACCATTTCAAACATGGCAGGAGATTGAAAAGCAACTTGAGGTCAATAATCTCGACAAGAATCGGGAGGCGGAACTCTGGGACTGCCTGTTTCTGACGTTGTCAGAGATCGACCAGGTGCTTGAGCACCTCAAGGAATTGGACCGGTATCCGTTCATTTACCCGATGGTTGCCACTGCCGCCTACACAGGGGCTCGACGCAGCGAGCTATTTCGTTCCTTGACTACCGACATCAGTGATTCGTCAATGGTCCTGCGTGAACGAAAGAGGATGCGGGGGAAACGCTCATTTCGACGCGTGCCAATCGCTCCCAAACTGCGAGACATCCTGGACAAATGGTTCGCCGAACATCCCGGTGGCCAATTCACTTTTTGCAAGATTCAGGATGGTCAGCCGGTTGGCCTAAACGCTGATGATGCCAGGGGGTATTTCCGACGCACCTTTGGCAGCGGACCCTGGAAGAACGTTCCTGGGTGGCATTGTTTTCGGCATTCGTTCGTCAGCAACTGTGCCATGCGGGGAGTGGATCAACGCATGATCGATTCCTGGGTGGGGCACCAAACCGACGAGATGAGGCGGCGCTATCGACACTTATTCCCCGACAGTGAGCTAGCCGCAATCCAGACGGTGTTTGCCTGACGAAGTGTAGAGGCTAGGGGAGCAGGTCCTTTGGGCTGACTCCCAGAGCCTTAGCCAGTTTGGCGAGATTGACGATCGCGATGTTGCGTTCTCCTCGCTCCACCCCGCCGATGTAGTTTCGGTGCAAGCTGCTGCGAAATCCCAGTTCCTCCTGGGACCAGCCTCGTTCTTCGCGAAGCTCTCGCACGGAATTTCCAACAATTTCGCGAATATCTTTCTTGGCCATGCTTTACATGACACTTATAAGTGGCAAAAATATCTACACACTATGAGTGTTTATCGCAGGGTCAATTGTTAGGGAGAATCAATTCCGGCGGTCGTTTCCGGTAGTGATACTTGGAGAGCCTCACTGGACCGATTGAAACCCCCAACATCACGAGAACCAAATAGCTGACGTAAATCCAATCCGGAACCGGACGGGGAGTCTCCAGAAACAGAAACAAGCTGAAGAGCAAAATGAACAGGGTTCCAAAAGTTGTCGCAACGACGGTGCTGTTGCCGGTTCTGCCGGCCGGTGTGCGCCCTCGGCTTGGATGTCGCGATTGGAACATCAGCAGGTGCTCGCCCGCAATTTCGTTGATGGCCCGCTCGATTTCATCGATGCGACGCAAGTGGTCCTCTTTGGCACGAGCATGCTGGACGGTCGTACGTGCCAACCACAAGAGAGCTGCCGGCACGATCAGAAGAATGATTGTCTGTGAGTTTTGCGGCAGTGCCAACACGGTTGCCAAGCTTGCTGTGATCAGGCCAGCAAATAGCGGCAACCGTCTGTCCAGGGCGGTAAGTCGAAACAACAGCAAGGAGTTTAGCGATCGGTATTCCTCAAGCAGAATGTCGATCCGGTCCTTCGAATCCAAACAGCTTTCGGGCGTTTTCATGCAAAGGAGCTAACACGAAAGGATTTTAATTCCAACTACAACCCAGAAAATCCGATGTTCCCTCAACATTCTTTCACTGTGCTGAATGATCCGTCTTCCGTGTCGTGCTGGAGTGCCACCCTCAGTCGACTGTTTCAACGTTGTCGCGAGTTGACTGCTCAACTAAACGCCGAGATTCGGGCCGGCAGACTCGCCAAACAAACCTGTATCAAGGGCAATTTGAGCGAGAGCGTATCAGAATCGAAATCGTTTCTACGTGACCTTCTGTCGCTGGATCGCGACTACGACATTGACCTACTCTCGCCATTTGAGGGTGTGGCACAAATCTCAGGTGGTGTGTGGTATGCAGGTCAACTGTTTGGCAAGACGCGAGATGACGCTGTTCTCAAGTTGCATTTTCAGCCAGGTGTGAATGATCTCCCGGTACACTCGCACGATTTCTCAGATCGCGTGATCATCGTGGTTGGCGGAAAGGGGGTATTCAAGGTTGCATGCCAGGCTCATTCGAACCCAAATGACACCGTTATGCGAGACGTCGAGGTTGGGCTTGGAGATGTTTTGGCGTTTTCACGCGGTGTAAAGCACACGTTTCAAACATCGCGGGACGATTTGCAATTGTTCTCCTATCACGCACCGTTCATTCGCCTGGATGACCCCAGGCAGTTCACAATTGATTCCGCGGAAAACCGACTCAAAACGTTGGGTGGCAGCCGAGTTTCGTTTGATTCCGCTGGGGCCGCTCCTTAGAATTGAGGCACCGTATTCCGGCCATCCCCCGGCTTCGTTAAATAAGGGGGAATTCCTTCGTTTCCAATCTCCGTTTCCCTTCGTTTGTTTTTTCGCAGGCGTGCGCTGGTGCCGTTGGTCATCCGCGTTCGTGTGTAGAAGAACCAACGGAGGAACAAGAAATGGACAAACATCGGAAAATAAGGGAATGGCAAAATGCTCAGATTAAGAACTATGAGTTGCGTGCCGCAAAGCGATTGCTCGCTAACGCCGTGGTGTTCTTGGTGGTCTACACCTTGCTCATGACGTTTTCGATTGTCGCCTCCAGCATGCACTAGTTTTTAAATTGGTTTTTTGCCGCGCTCGCCCATTTGGACGAGCGTTTTTTATGCGCTAGGCGTCCACGTCCCTTGGAGCACCCTCGTCGCATTTTTTGCATTCAAGCTCAAAGCCGATCATTGATTCGCGTCCTTGCTTGTTTAATACCCACTCACGGGTAATCAAGGGTGGATCATGCCTGACATGCTGGAAATGCCCACAGTGAAGTTCAGCCACCCAGTGCTTTTCGTCATCTAGGTGGTATCCGCAGATAGGTTGCTTCATTTCTGAGTGGCAATAGCGATGGTGACCATAAGTATTTTCAATTCTTAGCTGCTTGGCTCTGTGCCAAGCGAGACCGCGAACTCTTCAAGAAGCTTGAGTGCCCGCTCTCGGCGTCCAGCTACGAGTTCGTGAAGAATGTCGCTTGCTGAGCATTCGTCAAGGACTGCCCAAAATGGAAGGCACGCCTCGTGTGTCCTACCCGATGGGGCAGATTGTCCGAGCGAACATAAACCAGTGGCATCGATGATTCCGTGAAATTCTCTAAGCATGGATTAGAGGTACCACGTTTTGCATCGTTTAGTAAAGTTCTATCTAACAAAGAACTACAACTTGGATTGCTGGTGGTCTGCCCAGAGTTTCGGACGTTGTTCTTCAAGAATTGTCTTCAAGGCCGTCTCCAGTGCTGGAATTGCTGCAAGATCTTTTTGTCTTCCAGCAGCTTTCTTGCTGTGAATTACCCGAGCAAGGGACAGCACCGGAACGACCACCGAGCCAAGGTCAATTGCAATGGCTCGTTCGTATTCTATCTCGAAGCTCTCCAAGCCTTGGCAGGTAATGACAATGTCAAAAAGCTTAACGCAATCACCGGCAAGTGTTGGTGGATTGTGCCCCATCGGTGGCACGTAGATGCCTCCGATTTTGGATAACACGCTTGGTAGTTTTGGATCCGGAAGTTCGGCAAACCAAAGATCAATGTCCTGTGTTACGAGGGGAACGCCTTGAAGAACCGCTGCAGAGGCACCAACGACCATAAACTTCACATCGGCCGCGACCAGTTCCGCAAGAAAGTTAAGCGTTCCGGATTCACTTAGGAAGTCTGATTCTGCCAAGCTCCAAGGCTCTCCTTAGCCGGTTAATTGGTGGTTCATCCAAGAGGGTCAGGGTGTGCCGAATTGTGTCGCGATCAACATCAGGATGCTTCTGGGCAATTGCATCAACTCGAGCAAGTAGTTTTAAGTGCCGAGTAAGAATCGCCTTCTCGTCAAAGAGCAAGGTACTGGGTGGAAGATCAAGAGTTCCAGCAATTTTCAGGATGCTCTGTGGAACTGCCGATTCTTTGTTGGCAAGAGAGTAGTAGGCATTGGAGCTAACACCGGCCGCGCACAGAAGTTGTTGAAGCGAAATTCCTCGACGGCGACACTCTCGCTTTACCAATTCATGGTCAATTCTCATAAGTTGAGATTACCACGAAATGGTAGAGTTGAGCAAACTAGCCTAGATGAACGTTGTTCTGGATTCGCAAACGAACCTCATCCAGCGCCTGCTCTAAGGCCTGTTCCATCTCGTGGTAATTGCCTTTCTTGTTCGCGCTAACGGTGATCTTCCAGCCATCTTCGGTTAAAAACGTCTGCTTCAATCCGCGTCGCTTGGGGGCAGACTTTCCTTTGCGTTCCCGAACCTTGCCTTGCATTTTCTTTACGGAGGTTGATCCCGTTAGGCTTTCGCCACTGGCCAAGGCAGCTCGACGCTGTTCGTCGTTAGGAAGTTTCGATAGTTCGTATGCAGCCGTCGGCGAAAGGTCACCCGACTCAACTCGATCCTGAATGTCGACTGGAAGCTTTAGAAGCGAAAGAGACCTGGTGATTCGGGAAGGATTGACGCGAATCGCAACGCCTAGCTCTTTTCCAGTCCAGCCATTGAGTTTCATCAACTGTTCGAACGCTTTTGCCTCTTCAATCGCCTTGAGATCCTCACGCAGTAAGTTTTCAATCAACTGCTGCTCCAGGATTTCCGTCTTGCTTAGCTCTTGCTCCTGAAACTGGCAGTTGATGCTGGGAAGACCCGCGGCTTTTGTTGCCCGATAACGGCGTTCACCGGAAATAATGATCCACTTGTCGTGTGCTTCCGACCAGCGCACGTGAATGGGGTGCAACTGCCCCTTGTCCTGGATGCTATTTGCTAGACGCTGAATTTCGTCATCGCTGAATTTGGTGCGAGGCTGATCTGGATCGGGGATAACGCTGTCAATGGCTACTGTTCCAAAGTTACGCAGCGCCCGTCGCCCTACGTCCTTGCTGTTGGGCACCGGGCTCAACTGTGGCTTTTGATCCACGCCGCGAATGCCCATCGACTCATCAAGCTTGTTTCGTATCTTTTCTAACGTATTTCGCGTATTTGCCATCCTAAGCACCCACTATCCGTTTCTTAGATTTCTCCGCAATCCGTGTCACAATCTCTGCTGCAAGGTCACGCGTCCTCTCCGCAGCAGTTGACTTCGCACTGTAGTATTCCACTGGTTGCCGGCAAGCCAGCGAGACCTTAAACGCCGAAGCTTCTGGCACGATCGTGTCCAGCACCATTTCTTTGTAGAGTTCCCTTAATCGCTCTTCGTAAGAGCGGTGAACCAAGAGCCGTCTGTCGTATCGAGTCACCAAGTGCCCAAGTCGACGAATCGTTGGGTTAAGCTTCCTGGCGTTATCAATGGCCTGATGAACTGCGCGCAGCCCTTGTGTTCCAAAGTCTTCGGGAGGGACCGGGATCACCACGTAGTCAGCGGCAACCATCGCATTCCAACTGCACTGATAGAGGTTCGGTGGACAGTCGATGAGGACAACATCATAACCGTCGTTTTGCTCCAGAAATTCTTTCAGAGCGTATTGTGCCAAGCCTGCTTTTTCCGGCTCTGGAATGTTGTGCCGGGCAAGATGTTGGTTGCAGGGGACAATTGAAATGCCATCGAAGTCAGTCTGAAGAATGAGCTGTTGTTGGTCGAGAAAAAAACACTCTTCATCAAACAAAGCTGCAAGCGTTCTGCCAGCTGGCAAGTTCTCGATAACTTCTGACCCAAAAAATCCCTGGCTTAGTGAACCTTGCGGATCAGCGTCGATTAGCAAAACGGAACAGCCCGATGCCGCAAATGCTCCCGCTAGATGAAAGCATGTTGAGCTCTTTCCGCATCCTCCCTTTTGATTGATCATGCATAGCGTGATGCTGGCCATGGTACCTCTTGAAATGGCTTGCAACTTGGCAATTGCATTATGCAATTCTGCGTAAGTTGCCGTAATCACTTTCGATACGCTGGCATAAGCAGGTAAGGGTCGTCAAGCAAATTCTTGGTGCCAGGGAGTATGTACGTGTCGTTTGCGTCGCACTTTGTGCAACTCAAAAGCATGCCGGGTTCGCATCAACGGTTATTCAAGCACGTACCTAGAAACGCAAAAGGAACTTGCAAGGCCAGCCTGTGGCGATTCTGCCTAGACAAGGCAAACGCTCAAGCGTCAACCCCGGACCTCCGTAGGCAACTCCTCTGACGCTGACGAATGAACCTCCTTCTCGGGAGTCGACGCGCTACCACCTGCAGACTGAATTGCATTATGCAATTCCGCGTAAGTTCCTGATTCGCTTCCAATTCTCGGTACATTTAGTCGGAAGGGTCGGCAAAAAACTGGTTTCAAAATCGCCTGCAAGATGCTACTTCCTTTAACTGGATTAAAGTGCATCAGCAGGGGACATGGCTAAACTTAAAAAACAACAACAAAGAACCACCGGCGTCGGTCAGCTCTCACTGGTCGAGCATGCCCTCTGCCCACTCGATTCCCGCAATTCTTTAGTCGAAAATCTTGTCTACGATGCCGAGTATTTCTACAGCTATGGCAAGACTCGAAAAGCTGCCCTAGCTCGCGTGTTCTGTCCACTGGGATTGTCCGCCTCGGATGAACTCTACCTTTGGGGCCTGCTTGCCCTGACAATGCTCCAGCCAGAGCCAGAATCTGAGCTTTTTGCGACACCGCACTGGTTTCTAAGACAACTTGGTGTCATCAATCAAAATAGCAAGCGTGGCGGGCGCCAATACAAGCAGTTTGCGGAAGCGATCAAACGCTTGTCGGCTGTGACCTACTTGAATGACGGATTCTACGATCCTGTGCGTGGAGAGCATCGCCGAGTCAGTTTTCGCTTCTTCAGTTACAGCCTACCAGTCGACCTGAAGTCTTGCCGGGCATGGCGAATCAGCTGGGACCCGATCTTCTTTGAAATGGTCAAGGACTCGGCAGGGCACTTTCGCTTTGACCTAGCCGTCTACCGTGAGTTGGATGCTGCAAGCAGACGGCTGTTTTTGTTTGTCAGCAAAATTCTCTCGCGCAGAACGCGAGTCAACGCATTGCGATTAGAGCATGTCGCGGTGAATCTGCTTGGATTTAGCTCCTCACTCCAAACTCGGGAGATGAAAGCCAAGGTCAGCCGATGCCTCAAGAAGCTCGTAGAGCTGCACGTGCTGGCTGATGTTGAGATATTCAAGACTTCACCTGGTAAGTACTTCGTTCGCCTCTCTCGGGGCCCATACTTTGCTCAGAAGCAAAAGCACAGTTACGCACCGGCCCCGCAAGACTCCCCTCTATTTGAAACTCTGCAGGCAATCGGCTTTGAAGATGCGGCGGCGGCGAGATTGATCAACCGCTTCCCTACCCGCGTTCTGGCTGAATGGGCAGACATTACCCAGGCAGCTCAAGAACGCTTCGGCAATGAGTTTTTTCACAAGAGCCCAATGGCATATTTGGTTGATTCCGTATCTAAGGCGACAGAAGGCAATCGCTCAGCACCTGACTGGTGGCACGAACTGAATCGTTCAGAGCGTCAAAAGCACGAGATGAATGCGGCCAGTGAGAAGTTGTTTTCCCGAATCCGCACCGAGCTCTTCGGTGGTGTTGCCGATTCCCCAAAAGCCCCAGCCAGTAACACCAAAGTGACGCACATTAGTGAGCTATTCAAAGGCTAGGATCTCATCAACCATCCCATGACCGATTCAAAAAGAAAAACAAATCCCTACAAGCAAAATATCTTTGTTTGTACAGGTACTCTTGTACAAGTACTTTGTACACTCACCGACTCCCCTTCCCTAACGGGCAAAATCCCAAGTTACTTCAGTGGGTTATGGAAAACGGTTCTTGATGTGAATCAAAAAAACGTGACGGGACCGACACGCTTTTTGCTGGAACTGCGACGACTGCGACACGTCTTTTGCCATCCAATGTGTGACGATACCGACACCTACTAGGTCGTGTTATCCACAGGCGCTACTCCCCTCGCCTGTGGATAACACGAGACCGATTGTAGTCGTCGCGTTTGTTGCCAACACTCTCAGAATCCAGTTGCCTATTGATCCCCAATGCATACTGTTTAGCATTCCAAGCACACGCTTTGGGCGCCCTGATTTTCCCAGGAACCGTCGAGTGTATTCTTGCTTGCGAATTGCATCCTGTACGGTAATTTTTTCTGCGCGGATTTGGGATCGGATCCCTGATTCCGTGGCTGTTGATTACGTCAAACGCGTTGCTGCAAGTGAGCTGCAAATTCAGCTCTCACGTGGTGACGGGCATGACAGACTTTAGCAGACAGTTGCACTTGGTAAAGCCAAGCTCACCACTTGGCCTAAGAGAGCAGGAGTTAACCACCTGCTACGCAACTGGCCCGTAGAGCCGGATGCATCGAGAGGTGCTTGTCCGGTTCGACGGAGGCTTTGTCGAGTAATCCGTTTTCTTGCTGCCGACATTCGTAAGCCGGCAGATTGTAGAAACGAGTAATCCGACAATTCGATCCGATGCAGTGACATCTTGTCTCAAGGCGTGCGCCTTGGGCGAGGGCGATGCGGAAAAACCTAGCGAGTTACTTCGTAGGTAATTTGTTAGGCCGTCATAAACCGAAGTAGGTGAGGTGTTTTCGATGAAAATGCGTAATCCTGCACAAGGGGTTCGAAGTCTCGGACTTCGTTCAACTTGTCCGGCGTGGGGAGTTTCGAGCCTGGCAACAGGCCGAACCGGAGCGGACTTTCTCCGGAGACCGTGGGCAAATCTCACGGCTGCGAATAGCTCAACCATGAAAGGCCTGCAAAGGCTTGCCGGTGAATCTTGCGAGAGACGGTGCCGAATTGCGAAAGACCTTGGTCGATGGGTAAGGGGATGCTTCTACGTTCGGTCCCCAGAAATCGTCATGAACTGTGTTCATGATGCAAACTGTGCTGGTTTTGGCAAACCAACATACGGCCAACGTTCCTCCCGTTTTGCGCGGGATAGCGACGTGAATCGCAAGGTGGAGGTTATGACTAACGCAGGAAGCTCTGTGGTTGCCGGCTGGTTACCGGTGCCTGGGTATGAGTCATCCAGGTGTTTCAAAAGCCATAGAGTGGGAGTGTGGCCTGAGTAGAAAGTCAGGTGGTTTCTTCGCGGGAGCGGGGATTCGGCTTGAGCGATTTTTCCTGCAAGGCAGTGGGAGGTCGTTGACGTCGCATCAGGTGGTGCTGGCGGCAATGTCACGACGAAAGGGCTGACGGGCAGCATGTAGCTGTTGAAGTTCTGTACGGGCGATCTCGTTTTTGAAATCGCCGGTCCTTGGAAGGGCGCCAAGCGGTCACAGTTGGCTAGTGTGGGAGCACTGGCCAGTTGTGGCGGCGAGCCAACGGCGGTACCTCGGAGTGCGTTTGGACTCCGGCGGTGCCGTCGCAGGTTTTTTGTGTGAGTGGTTCCATGAATTGGCGGGGCACAATTCAATGAATGTAGTTCCGGCAACTGAAATGGAATCCTGCCATGAAGCTCACCATAGTGCTTTGGCTTTGATGCCAGGATGCACTCCGGCGATGCTTTCTTCGCGTACTCGCTGCGTTCTTTGAAAAACTGCGTTTCGGCTTTGCGGGAGCTTGTGCCGATGAATCAGGCTCCCATCTTCTATTCTTGCGAGGAGGTTCGAGTGTGGGCGGGTATCGAGCGGTTGTAACTTCAGTGGATGGATTTGTTCAACAGATAGCATGCTCGTATCTGCGGCATGGCTACTGGTTCTACGTGTTGGGGAGAATCCCGAGGGACAAAGACCCGGCCATCATCGACACCAAGCTTATCGAGAAATACGGAATTGCCATCTCCGAATCCACTCGGGCACGACGCAAAAAATCTGGGTTTGCCAATCTCCAGTACATTCGACACGAATCGTTGTTCGTCATGATGGCGACCAAAGGGAAACACAAGTTCTTTGATGAGGAATCTAAACTCATCCGCGACATCCGGCGTGTGCCCATTCGTTACGCCGGTTACTCGATCAGTTACAGACCCGGCGGTCGAAAGAAAGACGGCAGCCGCGATGACAAATGGCATTCACATGTCGCGATGGAGCGTCGACAATATCTTGAGCTAAAAGCCTGGTTTGCAGAACGTGCCCGCCGAGATTCACCCAAGGCACTTGCATTGGCGTTCTATCGGCTGCCGATTGCTCCGTATGCGCCGATCCGTCGCCAGCTGCTCATGATCCATCGCGAAGTAAATCGTATTAGGAAAAAAGCTGGCAAGCCTCCGCTGCCAACTGAAATCCTTCCCTTGAAACGCAAAATCGTCAAGCCGTTTGGCCGATAAGGAGTGCTGTGTTTACCCAAACTAGCTGTTTGCATTTCGGCAAGCGATCTTCAATGAGCGACTGCAAATCTCGCCGCTGTCAGTGTGCGTGGCCGCTAGGATGGTCGTGATGATCCTTAGGCTTTGAATTGTGATCAGAGTCTCCGTGTTTATGACCTGATCCAAGTGATTCCCTGAGTATTGTTTTCTGTTGGTCCGAGAGGTCGGGTAGGCTGCGCACAAAGCTGACGATTTTCCAGATGTCATCATCAGTATGTGTTGGACCAAGTGCTGGCATTCCGGTCATGCGAAAGCCGTTCTTGATGATCCAAAACAGTTCAGCATCGCTGCGTTGGCCGAGCGATTTTGTCAGATTTGGTGCTGGAGGATTGAGACCCTTGGCGAATTCTTTTGGTGAAACACCAGGAGCGCCATGACATGCAAGGCATGTATCGGAGTAGTGATGAAAGCCAGAAGCAGTGGCTTGCGCATCACCAGCAAAAGGGTTGGACATCTTGGGGACTCTCCATGCCATTGAGCGATCGATCGCAAACTTGGCCATGGCGACCTCAGCTTCACTGGGGGGCGTTGTAGCGGCAAAATTGATAACACCAGCGGAGATCACCAGTAGGGGAAGGGCAATCGAGATCAAAACACCGAGTAGTAATCCAGCCAAGTAACGTTTCATGTAGCTCCAAAGCAAAGTTTTTCTGCTTAACCGTATCATGCCCTGTTACCGTCAGCCAGAGAACGGTTTGCTGACTAATTCGCTCCGAAATCTCATCGGCTGTTCGTGCGAAAAAAACGCAAAGCACCAGCGTTTCGTCTAAGCAAACCGTTCGCTCAGCCCTTGGCTTTTCGGTGTAAACGGCATACCGTATAGGGGTATCCGCTGTAGGATTAGCATCAGAGCTTTAGAAGAGCCATGAGCCAGATCATAGGGTGATAAAATGAGAAAAACGGACACTCAAACAATTGACCCCGTCTGCGGAATGGCGGTCGATTCGGAATCAGCGCGGTCGTCTAGCCACCAGGGCGAGAGATTCTTCTTTTGCAGCGAATCCTGCCAGCAGA containing:
- a CDS encoding helix-turn-helix domain-containing protein, translated to MAKKDIREIVGNSVRELREERGWSQEELGFRSSLHRNYIGGVERGERNIAIVNLAKLAKALGVSPKDLLP
- a CDS encoding tyrosine-type recombinase/integrase encodes the protein MDLGTMFDRFMEALPDGALEQTTLSCINTHRRHFERILGASCKIEQLSVARLQHYVSKRSKEPGQRGKSVGRSTIRKEIGTLGMIWQWAKDNKHIKGSFPRKGLRFPKEQEKPPFQTWQEIEKQLEVNNLDKNREAELWDCLFLTLSEIDQVLEHLKELDRYPFIYPMVATAAYTGARRSELFRSLTTDISDSSMVLRERKRMRGKRSFRRVPIAPKLRDILDKWFAEHPGGQFTFCKIQDGQPVGLNADDARGYFRRTFGSGPWKNVPGWHCFRHSFVSNCAMRGVDQRMIDSWVGHQTDEMRRRYRHLFPDSELAAIQTVFA
- a CDS encoding ParA family protein, yielding MITATYAELHNAIAKLQAISRGTMASITLCMINQKGGCGKSSTCFHLAGAFAASGCSVLLIDADPQGSLSQGFFGSEVIENLPAGRTLAALFDEECFFLDQQQLILQTDFDGISIVPCNQHLARHNIPEPEKAGLAQYALKEFLEQNDGYDVVLIDCPPNLYQCSWNAMVAADYVVIPVPPEDFGTQGLRAVHQAIDNARKLNPTIRRLGHLVTRYDRRLLVHRSYEERLRELYKEMVLDTIVPEASAFKVSLACRQPVEYYSAKSTAAERTRDLAAEIVTRIAEKSKKRIVGA
- a CDS encoding ParB/RepB/Spo0J family partition protein, producing the protein MANTRNTLEKIRNKLDESMGIRGVDQKPQLSPVPNSKDVGRRALRNFGTVAIDSVIPDPDQPRTKFSDDEIQRLANSIQDKGQLHPIHVRWSEAHDKWIIISGERRYRATKAAGLPSINCQFQEQELSKTEILEQQLIENLLREDLKAIEEAKAFEQLMKLNGWTGKELGVAIRVNPSRITRSLSLLKLPVDIQDRVESGDLSPTAAYELSKLPNDEQRRAALASGESLTGSTSVKKMQGKVRERKGKSAPKRRGLKQTFLTEDGWKITVSANKKGNYHEMEQALEQALDEVRLRIQNNVHLG
- a CDS encoding DUF3565 domain-containing protein, giving the protein MKQPICGYHLDDEKHWVAELHCGHFQHVRHDPPLITREWVLNKQGRESMIGFELECKKCDEGAPRDVDA
- a CDS encoding c-type cytochrome, whose protein sequence is MKRYLAGLLLGVLISIALPLLVISAGVINFAATTPPSEAEVAMAKFAIDRSMAWRVPKMSNPFAGDAQATASGFHHYSDTCLACHGAPGVSPKEFAKGLNPPAPNLTKSLGQRSDAELFWIIKNGFRMTGMPALGPTHTDDDIWKIVSFVRSLPDLSDQQKTILRESLGSGHKHGDSDHNSKPKDHHDHPSGHAH
- a CDS encoding cupin domain-containing protein, with the translated sequence MFPQHSFTVLNDPSSVSCWSATLSRLFQRCRELTAQLNAEIRAGRLAKQTCIKGNLSESVSESKSFLRDLLSLDRDYDIDLLSPFEGVAQISGGVWYAGQLFGKTRDDAVLKLHFQPGVNDLPVHSHDFSDRVIIVVGGKGVFKVACQAHSNPNDTVMRDVEVGLGDVLAFSRGVKHTFQTSRDDLQLFSYHAPFIRLDDPRQFTIDSAENRLKTLGGSRVSFDSAGAAP